Proteins from one Listeria innocua genomic window:
- a CDS encoding site-specific integrase, whose amino-acid sequence MKARKRKEQTFHEYFKEWVDLYKVGAIRSITLQKYYVTEQKIQELVPDLKIKDLDRYTYQQLLNSYAVTHEKQTTMDFHHHLKGAILDAVDEGVISQNPTRKIVIKGKTPRPKKAKFLNQFEVQALLKELNLKEDINWDWFILLIIKTGLRFSEALALTPSDFDFSKQKIIINKTWDYKMVTGSFQPTKNESSNRKIQIDWQLAMQFSQLIKMKDPDKPIFVKSRVFNSTINNRLKVLCENANIPTITVHSLRHTHASLLLFAGVSIASVANRLGHSSMTTTQETYLHIIQELENQDNDKIIRHLSMLM is encoded by the coding sequence ATGAAAGCGAGAAAGAGAAAAGAACAAACATTTCATGAGTATTTTAAAGAATGGGTAGATCTTTATAAAGTTGGAGCAATACGTTCAATTACCCTGCAGAAATACTATGTAACAGAACAAAAAATTCAAGAACTTGTACCAGATTTAAAAATAAAGGATCTAGATCGTTATACTTATCAACAACTGCTAAATAGTTATGCAGTTACTCATGAGAAACAAACTACCATGGATTTCCATCATCATCTGAAAGGGGCTATTTTAGATGCTGTAGATGAAGGTGTGATCAGTCAAAATCCCACAAGGAAAATTGTGATTAAAGGAAAAACACCTCGACCTAAAAAAGCAAAATTTTTAAATCAATTTGAAGTACAAGCCTTATTAAAAGAATTAAATTTAAAGGAGGATATAAATTGGGATTGGTTTATTCTATTAATCATTAAAACTGGGCTTCGATTTTCAGAAGCATTAGCTCTAACCCCTTCAGACTTCGATTTTTCCAAACAAAAAATTATTATTAACAAAACCTGGGATTACAAAATGGTTACTGGTTCTTTTCAGCCGACAAAAAACGAATCTTCCAATAGAAAGATTCAAATTGATTGGCAATTAGCAATGCAATTTTCCCAGTTAATTAAAATGAAAGATCCAGATAAACCGATTTTTGTTAAAAGCAGAGTATTCAATTCTACAATTAATAATCGTTTAAAGGTGTTGTGTGAAAACGCAAATATACCAACTATCACAGTTCATAGTTTACGACATACCCATGCTTCTTTACTGTTATTTGCTGGAGTTTCAATTGCAAGCGTTGCGAATAGGTTAGGGCATTCAAGTATGACTACTACTCAGGAAACATACCTTCATATTATTCAGGAATTGGAAAATCAAGATAATGATAAAATTATACGCCATTTATCAATGTTAATGTGA
- a CDS encoding MurR/RpiR family transcriptional regulator, producing the protein MLFLDKNLELNDTELDIYNYIVANLEKVVYMRIRDLATEAHVSTTTILRFCRKFGCNGFSEFRVKLQLYLEEQKLAQIDMADETTYIDFLKRTAQPEFKAQIQNAVEILRDRELVLFAGVGSSGVIAEYGAIYFSSLFTLALHIEDPLNHPFYHLSSKLSDKICMIAISVEGENEDIIRYIHQLKAQNCKVISITNSAKSTIARLSDANIAYYINKEMYQEANITSQLPALYTIENIAREIRTQIDKEKM; encoded by the coding sequence ATGCTTTTTTTGGATAAAAATTTGGAATTAAATGATACAGAATTAGATATTTATAATTATATAGTGGCAAATTTAGAGAAAGTTGTTTATATGCGAATTCGCGATTTGGCGACGGAAGCGCATGTGAGTACGACGACGATTCTGCGTTTTTGCCGGAAATTTGGTTGTAATGGTTTTTCGGAGTTTCGGGTGAAATTACAGCTTTATTTGGAAGAGCAGAAGTTGGCGCAAATTGATATGGCGGATGAAACGACTTATATTGATTTTCTGAAACGGACGGCGCAACCTGAGTTTAAAGCGCAAATTCAAAACGCAGTGGAAATTCTTCGCGACCGTGAACTGGTTCTATTTGCTGGGGTGGGTTCATCGGGCGTAATCGCTGAATATGGCGCGATTTATTTTTCGTCATTATTCACGTTGGCGCTACATATTGAAGATCCGCTTAACCACCCGTTTTACCATTTATCGAGCAAATTATCCGATAAAATCTGCATGATTGCGATTTCGGTGGAAGGGGAAAATGAAGACATCATCAGATATATTCACCAATTGAAGGCGCAAAATTGTAAAGTGATTTCGATTACAAATAGCGCGAAATCGACCATCGCGAGGCTATCTGATGCGAACATCGCTTATTATATTAATAAGGAAATGTATCAGGAAGCAAATATCACGTCCCAACTACCGGCGCTCTATACAATTGAAAATATTGCCCGGGAAATAAGAACCCAAATTGACAAAGAAAAAATGTAA
- a CDS encoding MerR family transcriptional regulator gives MQTKELAELTGVSVRTLHHYDKIGLLVPQKDDWNGYRIYSEKDVDKLQQILFFKELDFPLKKIKQILDDPSFDKEVALSLQRHLLIEKKTRIEAMLETLDQTIKNEKGEIIMTNEEKFTGFDFSTNPYEEEARKLWGDKVVNQANEKITNMNEKEQMAIKESFDAEFRQLAAVRKSAPESNEAQQAVHQFFQYLNDTHGNLYSLEAFAGLGEMYVADERFTKNIDQFGDGLSAFLKEAMAIYAKNN, from the coding sequence ATGCAAACAAAAGAATTAGCTGAACTCACTGGTGTAAGTGTGCGCACGCTGCATCACTACGATAAAATCGGCCTACTCGTCCCGCAAAAAGACGACTGGAACGGCTATCGTATTTATTCAGAAAAAGATGTCGACAAATTACAACAAATTCTTTTCTTTAAAGAACTCGATTTCCCTTTGAAAAAAATAAAGCAAATTCTTGATGACCCTAGTTTTGATAAAGAAGTCGCTTTATCCTTGCAACGCCATTTATTAATAGAGAAAAAAACACGAATTGAAGCGATGCTCGAAACCCTTGACCAAACCATCAAGAACGAAAAAGGAGAAATAATTATGACGAATGAAGAAAAATTTACTGGCTTCGATTTTTCAACTAATCCATATGAAGAAGAAGCACGAAAACTTTGGGGAGATAAAGTTGTAAATCAAGCAAATGAAAAAATCACTAATATGAATGAAAAAGAACAAATGGCTATAAAAGAAAGTTTTGATGCAGAATTTCGCCAATTGGCCGCTGTTAGAAAATCCGCCCCAGAATCAAATGAAGCCCAACAAGCAGTCCACCAGTTTTTTCAATATTTAAATGATACTCACGGGAATTTATACTCGCTTGAAGCATTTGCAGGACTCGGAGAAATGTACGTGGCAGATGAACGTTTCACTAAAAATATCGACCAGTTTGGTGATGGCCTTTCTGCTTTTCTGAAAGAAGCTATGGCGATTTATGCCAAAAACAATTAA
- a CDS encoding SulP family inorganic anion transporter, translating to MFKHILLSLNGYKASYLRNDVISGVGVAALTIPVAMGYAQVAGLPPIYGLYASFLPVIAYVIFASSPQLIFGIDATASAITGSIILGTAGLAAGSKEAIALAPILAFFCAVFLVLFSILKLGRFAKYISAPVLSGFISGLSVSIIMGQIPKIMGLKESGDSFFSSLGIIFGQFFQSNWISFAMGIVTIIIVITCKKVIPKIPMSLVVLVLGTMAAYFFKLDQYNVDIVGKIPVGFPSLALPDFGASSWALAIGGGLVCAIATFAGSLLPSESFAMRNKYTIDDNRELFAYGISNFVAAFSGCSPASASVSRTAANEQFRGKTQMVSIVAATIIALIVAFLSGLLYYMPQPVLSGIVFAALVGIIDVDVLKGLFRVSRREATVWIVAALGTLLVGVIFGVLLGIFLSFINVVSRSMKSPIAILGVIDGRHGYFDLKRKPEAKPIPNVVIYRYSASLFFGNFNKFADGLKEAVQDDTKLVIFEASAIINIDTTATESMKDLLKWLDDKGIEYYFADLIDHLKTSFRKHDLGYIIDNGYTKKTVEDALDAYYAEHK from the coding sequence ATGTTTAAACACATCTTGCTTTCATTAAATGGGTATAAAGCATCCTATTTACGGAATGATGTTATTTCAGGTGTTGGGGTTGCTGCACTGACAATTCCGGTTGCAATGGGATACGCGCAAGTAGCTGGACTTCCACCCATCTATGGTTTATATGCATCATTTTTACCGGTTATTGCTTATGTTATTTTTGCCAGTTCGCCGCAATTAATTTTTGGGATTGATGCGACAGCTAGCGCCATTACTGGGTCAATTATCTTAGGAACAGCTGGACTTGCAGCAGGATCCAAAGAAGCCATCGCACTCGCCCCGATTCTAGCATTCTTTTGTGCGGTCTTTTTAGTACTTTTCTCCATCTTAAAATTAGGTCGTTTTGCAAAATACATATCTGCTCCAGTTCTAAGTGGTTTCATTTCAGGACTTAGTGTTTCCATTATTATGGGGCAAATCCCAAAAATAATGGGACTTAAAGAAAGCGGAGATAGTTTCTTTTCTAGTTTAGGTATTATTTTCGGTCAATTTTTCCAGTCTAATTGGATTTCATTTGCAATGGGTATCGTTACAATCATCATTGTCATAACTTGTAAAAAAGTAATTCCAAAAATCCCGATGTCACTTGTTGTCTTAGTACTAGGAACAATGGCAGCTTATTTCTTCAAACTCGACCAATATAATGTAGATATTGTTGGTAAAATCCCGGTTGGTTTCCCTTCCCTTGCCCTTCCTGATTTTGGGGCAAGTTCATGGGCACTTGCGATTGGTGGCGGTTTAGTTTGTGCTATCGCTACCTTTGCCGGTTCACTATTACCAAGTGAAAGTTTTGCAATGAGAAACAAATATACGATTGATGATAATCGTGAGTTATTTGCTTACGGTATTTCTAATTTCGTCGCTGCGTTTTCTGGTTGTTCCCCGGCGAGTGCCAGCGTATCAAGAACAGCTGCAAACGAGCAATTTCGTGGTAAAACACAAATGGTTTCGATCGTTGCCGCAACTATTATCGCACTGATTGTTGCCTTCTTAAGTGGCTTACTTTACTATATGCCACAACCAGTTCTTTCAGGTATCGTATTCGCTGCACTTGTGGGCATTATTGATGTAGATGTGTTAAAAGGTTTATTCAGAGTTTCTCGTCGTGAAGCAACCGTTTGGATTGTTGCCGCTCTTGGAACACTTTTAGTAGGTGTAATTTTCGGGGTACTACTTGGGATTTTCTTATCGTTCATCAATGTAGTCAGCCGCTCAATGAAATCACCAATTGCGATTCTTGGTGTTATTGACGGGCGCCATGGTTACTTTGACTTAAAACGTAAACCAGAAGCCAAACCAATTCCAAATGTAGTTATTTATCGTTATAGCGCTTCCCTTTTCTTTGGAAACTTTAATAAATTCGCAGATGGCTTAAAAGAAGCAGTCCAAGATGATACAAAACTAGTCATTTTTGAAGCGAGTGCGATTATTAATATCGATACAACCGCTACCGAATCTATGAAAGACTTACTCAAATGGCTGGATGATAAAGGTATCGAGTATTACTTCGCTGACCTCATTGACCATTTAAAAACAAGCTTTAGAAAACATGATCTTGGCTACATTATCGATAACGGCTACACGAAGAAAACCGTGGAAGACGCGCTCGATGCTTATTATGCCGAACATAAATAA
- a CDS encoding restriction endonuclease subunit S, protein MLPLFYVFYHYFNLPFRAWEQRKLGEDVNFLNGRAYSQKELLDKGKYKVLRVGNFNTNDRWYYSDLELEENKYANRGDLLYLWATNFGPEIWNQEKVIYHYHIWKLKIMNINVSKQYLYTWLITDKERIKQSTNGTTMVHVTKGHIEQREFQIPPNLTEQQKIGTFFKQLDDTIALHQRKLDALKLMKKAFSQQIFPENNRKKPKIRFTSFYEEWEQRKIGEYGYFYYGKSAPKWSVAQDATTPCVRYGELYTKFGPEIDIVHSYTNIDKSNLKFSSGNEVLVPRVGENPLDFANCSWLSISNVAIGEMISVYNTEQYPLFIAYYFRSKMKYEFAKRVEGGNVSNLYYSYLEDILISVPSIEEQKKIAEFLNKIDITINLLQNKLGRIKELKKAYLQNMFI, encoded by the coding sequence GTGTTGCCTCTTTTTTATGTATTTTATCACTACTTTAACTTACCATTTCGAGCTTGGGAACAGCGTAAGTTAGGGGAAGATGTGAATTTCCTTAATGGCAGAGCTTATTCCCAAAAAGAATTACTTGATAAAGGTAAGTATAAAGTATTACGTGTAGGTAATTTTAATACAAATGATAGATGGTACTATTCTGATTTAGAATTAGAAGAAAATAAGTATGCTAACAGGGGTGATTTGCTTTATTTATGGGCTACAAACTTTGGCCCGGAAATTTGGAATCAGGAAAAAGTGATATACCATTATCATATTTGGAAACTTAAGATAATGAATATAAATGTATCTAAACAGTACTTATATACTTGGCTTATAACTGATAAAGAACGTATCAAACAAAGTACAAATGGAACTACTATGGTACATGTTACAAAAGGCCATATTGAACAGCGCGAGTTTCAAATACCCCCAAATTTAACTGAACAACAAAAAATAGGTACCTTCTTCAAACAACTCGACGACACTATCGCTCTTCATCAGCGTAAGTTAGATGCTTTAAAGCTGATGAAGAAAGCATTCTCGCAACAAATATTCCCAGAGAATAATAGGAAGAAGCCTAAGATCCGATTTACTAGTTTTTACGAAGAATGGGAACAGCGTAAGATAGGAGAATATGGTTATTTCTATTATGGAAAGAGTGCTCCGAAATGGTCTGTGGCTCAAGATGCAACTACACCATGTGTAAGGTATGGGGAATTGTATACAAAGTTTGGACCGGAAATTGACATTGTACACTCCTATACAAATATTGATAAAAGCAACTTAAAATTTAGTTCTGGAAATGAAGTGCTAGTTCCACGAGTTGGTGAAAATCCCTTGGATTTTGCCAACTGTAGCTGGCTTTCGATTTCCAATGTTGCTATCGGCGAAATGATATCGGTTTATAATACAGAGCAATATCCTTTGTTTATTGCATACTATTTTAGAAGTAAAATGAAGTACGAATTTGCAAAAAGAGTTGAAGGTGGAAATGTATCCAATCTTTATTATTCGTATCTTGAGGATATTTTAATATCAGTACCATCAATAGAGGAGCAAAAGAAAATAGCTGAATTTCTGAATAAAATAGATATTACTATTAATCTTCTTCAAAATAAACTAGGTAGAATTAAAGAATTAAAAAAAGCTTATCTACAAAATATGTTTATATAA
- a CDS encoding 6-phospho-beta-glucosidase, whose protein sequence is MTKGIKIATIGGGSSYTPELIEGFIKRQDELPVRELWLVDVEAGREKLEIVGNLAKRMVEKAGVDMEVHLTLDREEALKDADFVTTQLRVGLLDARVKDERIPNSYGVVGQETNGPGGMFKGLRTIPVILDICKDMERLCPDAWLINFANPAGMVTEAVLRYSNQKKVVGLCNGPIGIERNIAETLGVDVSEIYVEFVGLNHMVFAKTVYHNGKDVTKDVVFKMTEDEAGSSLKNINATGWDKTFLRTLNMIPIDYLRYYWQTKQQLEDQARAYAEHGTRAEVVKKVEAELFELYKQEELAEKPKQLEQRGGAYYSEAACNLINSIYNDKRDIQIVNTRNNGAILDIDPDSAVETNCVITRQGPIPLASGRLPIAINGIIQEIKTFERLTAEAAVTGDYDKALLAMTINPLTPSESVAREMLDEMLEAHKEYLPNFFK, encoded by the coding sequence ATGACTAAAGGTATTAAAATCGCGACTATTGGTGGCGGATCAAGTTATACACCCGAACTAATCGAAGGATTTATTAAACGTCAAGACGAATTACCAGTTCGCGAACTATGGTTAGTAGACGTAGAAGCTGGCCGTGAAAAATTAGAAATCGTTGGTAATTTAGCAAAACGTATGGTAGAAAAAGCTGGCGTTGACATGGAAGTACATTTAACATTAGACCGTGAAGAAGCTTTAAAAGACGCAGATTTCGTAACAACACAATTACGTGTAGGTTTATTAGACGCACGTGTGAAAGATGAGCGCATCCCGAATTCATATGGCGTAGTTGGTCAAGAAACAAACGGACCAGGCGGCATGTTCAAAGGACTTCGCACAATCCCAGTTATTTTAGATATTTGTAAAGATATGGAACGCCTTTGCCCAGATGCTTGGTTAATCAACTTTGCTAACCCTGCAGGAATGGTAACAGAAGCCGTTCTTCGTTACAGTAACCAAAAGAAAGTTGTCGGCTTATGTAACGGCCCTATCGGCATCGAACGTAACATCGCTGAAACTCTAGGCGTAGACGTTTCTGAAATTTACGTAGAATTCGTTGGTCTAAACCACATGGTATTCGCGAAAACTGTTTACCATAATGGCAAAGACGTAACAAAAGATGTTGTTTTCAAAATGACAGAAGATGAAGCTGGCTCAAGCCTTAAAAATATCAATGCAACTGGTTGGGACAAAACGTTCTTACGTACACTTAATATGATTCCAATCGACTACTTGCGCTACTACTGGCAAACAAAACAACAACTGGAAGACCAAGCTCGCGCATACGCAGAACATGGTACTCGTGCAGAAGTTGTTAAAAAAGTAGAAGCGGAACTTTTCGAGCTTTACAAACAAGAAGAACTTGCTGAAAAACCAAAACAATTAGAACAACGCGGCGGCGCTTACTACAGTGAAGCAGCATGTAACCTAATTAACTCTATCTATAACGACAAACGCGACATTCAAATCGTTAATACTCGTAACAATGGTGCCATCCTTGATATTGACCCTGATTCCGCAGTAGAAACAAACTGTGTTATCACTCGCCAAGGCCCAATTCCACTAGCAAGCGGACGCCTTCCAATCGCTATCAACGGCATCATCCAAGAAATCAAAACTTTCGAGCGCCTAACAGCCGAAGCAGCAGTTACTGGTGATTACGACAAAGCACTCCTTGCAATGACAATCAACCCACTAACTCCAAGCGAATCTGTAGCCCGCGAAATGCTGGACGAAATGTTAGAAGCGCATAAAGAGTATTTACCGAATTTCTTTAAATAA